The genomic region TGATAATGCTAAGCAAGTGAAATTGAAACCTGAAGCAAACAAAGACACTGTTTTTTCTATGTCTTTTTGTTCTTGTCACTACCAGTTAACTGTAGCCATCACTTTTTACTGAAACCTTAGTTTATCATAACTGATTTTTAAAATTCTGGTTACTCTTTTTAATTATTGGCGTTCTTCTGCACCTAAAATCCTATGGACACTCTTCTGACATGATTATCAGAGCTCTGGAAGCAAAAGGGAGACTGACATTCAGAGTGTTGAGAAATTACCGGAGATTGTGGCACATAATGGAGCAAGCTCATGCAGAGAACTAAAAATACAGAATGGGCCTTTTGATAGAATGAACACAAAGGCACTTGCATTAAAGGGCACTGATGGTATGAAACCTAAATATGCTTCTCTGTTATTTGATGTTCTTGTGCTCGGTTTATTGGCCATCTAGTGTGTAAATTGCACATCTAATAAGTGTGATTTTACCTGGTGTTGTGTAGATGCTCCAAGTGGAAATGCATGTGGCACCAGTAAGCAGCAAGTGTTTTCAGCTGAGAAGAATGTGTGTTCCAAGTATCTTCATGGCATTACTTCTGCAAAGGTTGCTGGACAGATAATGGACAACGCCATGAGGATTGCTGATGCAAGTTCATGTCGTCCAAGTGATCCTGGCAAAGATCTTATGGCTACTGGCCAACCAACAACTAGCAAAAAATGCAAATCTCCAGTCACAAAGAATAACGCTGTCAAGCCTGTCATGGAAAATACCCTTCATGAAAATTCAAAGGGTGCTGCGATCGGCCATCCCCAGCCTTGCCCCTCTCACTTGCTGGATGTCAACTTAGGAAAGCAACAGCGTTCTGATGGTCATGTGAACCAAGAACTGAGGGATAAGGATAATTTTAATCACTCAAATTCTTCAGCCTTTTCAAGGTACTTACATGTTCATTATTTTAAATTTTGATCCAAATAATTTTGGCTTGGAATGGTCATTTATTTCATTGAGAACACTGTTTTCATATTTTAGACCCTGAGGTTGATATTAGCAATTGCTTGCACATATACCCTGTGCAATTCTGATTAGCGCTCTATTATGCATGCTCTCACATGCTTTGCAACATGACAGGTATGGTAATAAAAGAATAGAGCCATCAGCTAAGCAACTGTCTCTTCCCTCCGTCCACTTAACTTATCAAGAATCTGTTTATGACAAGAATGTTCAATCTAGTGGGGCTTTGCCCTCGCATGAACACCATACATGCAAGATTACAATGCAAGCTCAGGCTCCTTTGGACAGTTGCACAGTGGGTCCTGCCATCCCGTCTTCAAGCAGTGCAAGAGAAGATGCTGGCACAATCAGTTCCTCCCCTAGAAAGGACAATTTCGGTCATCCTCCTTATGGCTTTATACCTGTTCCAATTTCTGTCGCTGCTGCTATACCGTACCAGTACAGTGCAATTATGCCTCCGATATACTACACACAGCCTCCTTTTATGCAATGCGATCCATCTGGCATCAACCAGATGGGAATTCAGCATGCATATCATTCTAGTTACCATCAAAATCTTGGTAAACCATCAGAGATTGATGAACACAGACAGCTAGAAGAAAACCAGCGGTTGCATCATTCAAAACAAATTCTCCAAGAATCAGGAGAACCTATTGACTTGTTGAGAGCTCATGCAGAGCGCAATAACCAGAGTGCTAGTTGTAGCCAGGATATCCGTGGATGGACTGTGAGCGGTGAAACTGATACAAACACCAACGCAATAATTGCCCCAGAAAGCGGCAACGAGAGTGGCATCCAGAACTTCGGTTACAATGGACTGGATAGTGATCGGTCTCGTCGTGAAGCTGCCTTGATGAAATTCCGCATGAAAAGGAAAGATAGATGCTTCGAGAAGAAGGTGTTCTATTTGTCAAACCTAAATATTCTGCAAATTCACAAATCATGCATGCGCACTTATATATTCTTTTTCGCAAACACTTGGTTTTTCTTACAGTTATTCCCTTTTATCTGTTTACCTTTCGCTCTACAGGTCAGATATCACAGCAGGAAGAAGCTTGCAGAGCAAAGACCAAGAATCAAGGGGCAGTTTGTTAGCCAAAAACTCAAGTCAGCTACAACAACGGAAGATGCAGAAACAGATTAGTGACGTTGTTAATCCATGACTGTCCTTTTGATACTTCGCTTCCCAGAGGGGAATTTAAAGTAACTGGTAAGAGTGAAAGGCTGGCAAAAGTTTTCCTTACAGGGTTAGCCTTTTGTACAAGTGTTCCGTGTACTTCTTTGTCGGTTGTTTATTGACATGGTTTGCCTGTAAAGAGTGTCGAATTGAAAATCCTCTGGGGGGATAGGAAATCAATGCAGATATTCAGATTTTCCGTCACATGTTTGTGGTGTGTTACATCCTTACAGTAGCTCTAGATTATAGTCAGTAAGCCTTGCTTCCTCACATGAGCATGCCCAATGTAATTATGCTTTCCCTTAGCTGTATTTCCTCCTCTATGTAAGATGATTGAAGGACAACCTGCCAACGTTTTTTCTTTCATTTCAAACCCCTGTTTGAAAGGCGGGTTATCCTTTTCCCAGTTCTTGCGGTCATTCAACAGTTTCCTGTGGAACTGCCGCGGAACGTTTTGAGGCCATAATAGAGTAGCAACTCACCCGACTTCTTTCTCCAACCGACCAGGCTTCTGCAGATGCTTTACCTGCCTTGCACTCTGCAGATCATTACACATGCACTTCTCAATCTACTATCCCTGTCACTCTATCTTACAAAAGTTTGCCAACACTTTTGAGCTCCATGAGACAAGGTATCAGTCACAAACATATGTTACGGTGGCCGATTTCTTGAGACGCATCAATCGTTTGGTGCCAATCCTGGAGAGGAGCATCTTCTCTTTACACCCTGCTTCTCATATTCTCTCCCAGCTTGCACCTGAAGTTTCACACATCTTCTCCTGCACTGCACTTCTTGGCTTATAAACCGGCAGCTCCGGCCCACAAGCAGCCGATCGCAGGAATCTCATTCCCCCACCTGCGCCAAGCAAGCTCATGAGAGCAGCCTGTCAAGGTGGCAATGGAGGGACCAAgagcggtggcgatggtggcggtgATCGTCCTGGTGGCGTGTTGTGGTGCTCAGCTGGCTGTCGCCGGAGGTGACCAGGGCCAGCCGGCGGCGGGAGGGCCGGAGGCGAGTCTGCTGTGCATCAGCGAGTGCGGGACGTGCCCCACGGTGTGCACGTCGCCGCCGCCAGCTCCTCcctcgccgtcatcatcatcatctacaccgtcgcctccctcgccgtcatcgtcatcatcaacaccgtcgcctcCCTCGCCATCGACGTCGATCCTCCCGCTGCCCACGCCCCCGCCGCCGTATCTGACTCTGCTGCTCCCGCCGCCCCCGTCGTCATCGTCGACGGAGCTGCCCCCGTCCACGCCGTCGCCGACTCCACCGAAGAGCAGCGGCGGGTCGtcatcgtcttcgtcttcctcggctccgtccTCGCACTTCTCGtcgccgccgtccccgccgtcgTCCTCGGCGAACCCGTACTACTACTTCTACCTCTCCGGGGGCAGCAGGAGCCGCGGCGCGTCGAGCGTCTACGCCGTCGTCATCCTCGCGCTGCTCCTGCCCGCCGTCACCTTTTGGAGGTGAGATGAGGTGTTGGACGTTGTCGTTGCGTCGCCGTGTGCCCATTCTGGTGAACTCCTCGTGTGTTTATAGTACTACAAGTACTGTCACTTCTTTTCCCTTCCCGGCCCCCGTCAGATTCAGAAGCTAGCAGCACTTCCACTGTCTAGTAGTAATTCGTTTTTGTTGTTGTAACCCTGTCTAGTAATTCGTCCCTTGTGTAATGTTACTGCTGATTATTAACTATTACAAGTGCACACACTACTGTTTATTTTGGTCGTAACTAGTAATCGtacacgtgcaaatgcacgtttatCTAAAATAAAATTGATCCTTATTCAGTTTTCACACTGGTATAAGTGTGAACATATAATTTTAAtgatctaaaatgtcttatatttgtttatagaggaagtatcttttatTCAAAATTGTTGCTACTATAGAGATCTTATTTGAAGATGAAACCATCCAAATATGTTCACACGATTTTTTTAAGGGAATATATTCACATTGTTCGCAGCAAACATCAATATGAAAAACTCTGTATTAATATTTCAAACGACTTAAATAACTTCCACTATACATTGGAAAACTGAAAACATGTCTGTGCTTATATGGTTGACTTACAATACCATGCATGATTTGATTCCATTGTTTGATACTCCATCCAACTCTAACTCTTCTCTATAACTGAAAATCAACcaagaaaaacagaaaagagaaacaaaCTATAAGAACATGAGTAAACCTTATCTCGCTTCGACGCAAATCATGGATGATTGTGGGCGCCCAACCGCTGATTATGTAAAATTACCTAGAAGGTTCAGCTCTGATGGTTCTGCAAGCAAGTATCTTGTCTAGATATAATAGTTCTAGGGACAAACCTAAAAACTTTATTAGATGCCCTTGATGCACTGTAAGGCCTTGCAGTGTTAGCTCGAACAGCCCAACTGTATGGACATGTAAATCAGGTATCGACATAAAAACATGGACGAAGATTCTATATATTTTTGTAGGTGAAAAATAAATTTCAGTTAGAAGTTGCCGCAAGTATATATGTATTGACACATTCCACATACAGTATCATATATCAATAGTAGAAGTTCATATTATAACATTGTACAATGATAAGATATTTGCTCAAGATAACACATCGATTCACAAAACCAAGTCCCAAAAAGGTAAACCATCCTTCTGCATATTTGCACGGCAACACAATAGTCAGACATATGGAAAACTTAGCTGCATGTCAAAATCATACGATTAGAAATATATACTTGTTTTATCTAATTCAATTATCAAAAGCATATAGGTCCAGGAATAGGAGTTAATCTGAAGCATGTGTCTTGTTCTTAACTTCTCTTTGGCTGCTCTCTTCTCCTTCTAGTTGATCTGTTGAGATCCTTTCCAGAAGCATATTCAGTAGAAGGAAAAATAATACTTTGAAGGAGAACCATATTTTGATATTGCAAAAAAGCACAAATTCAGTACAGGCAAGATTTAGTAGCTCCCGATGTTTCGAGTCATTTATGCAACTCAGAAATACCACAAAATATAACCAGGACTGAATAATTGCACAAGGAAAAGAGTAGCAAGTGTCCAGTAAATACAACTTGGCATACGATCTAGCTTACGAACTAATGAATAGATTGAAAGGAAGTATTGCTACATGCATATATAATGAACATACAGTGAAGTACTGTCACAAAGCACAGGTCAGTGAATTTGAAGATTGTTCTTTATGTAACTGTAAAAACTAAGAATAAAGACTGGAACCATTTGTAATGAGTAAGAAGCCAATCCTTGAATTTTGGAAAATGTACAGTAAAATAATTAATCAAAGTTCAATGCAAAATAGAAAGATGTCCATTAAGAGACATACTCCTTTTCCAGGTTCCTTATGATCACATTTAGCACACCATCGATGTTAATAAGCTCATACGCAGCCTTGATCAAGCACCTGGATTATAAGAGAACATACATTGGACACTTTAGTAAAATGATGCTTCATGAACAGCTACATGCATATGTACCAGTTTGAAAGTGATGCCTCCATATTGCAGAAGTTTGTGACCTCTTGAGTTACAAATTTACAAGCACAAGGATAAAGAAAATATAAAGGGAAAGAAGAGAAGAATGCACCAAGCTGCGCCTGCGTGTCTACTGTAGCAATTAGCAGTGTGCATCAGCAACTCTTAGAAATGatgaccatagtacaaaaataggTTCATGTCTTAGAAATGTAGTCGGCATACAGGGAGGCTGAACATTCCAGTCCTAAATAATCAACACCATGTGTTCATCAAAAGGCTAACAGCTCGCACAGATCAGCTCTAACATAGTCAATAGGCAAAGTATATTGAATGTTTAAGTCACACTAACAGAATAAATATGCGTAAAGGTAAATGGTAACTTGCagattttcctttgcatttatcaGAAGCGGATAATACTTTAGGTTGACACAGAAGAAATATCTACATCATAGGAATGGAAGAAAATGAATTGCAAAGAACCCCAAGCATCATGGACTCGCCATCCTTTCCCATATTTCAGCCATAAAAAATTGAAATGAGCATTTTGAGAAACATTTTCTCCCCATTTCATTACCGAGAAAACATTTTCAGAAAGATTCCTCTCTACCAATGATTTTTTTTCTATACATAAACAACAAAAACTATCAAAGAAAATTACCAAATGTACATGGGCAACAAATCATTCCATTTGTTACTTCCTTCAAAAGTTACATCATCGATTAGTAATCAATGATGTTTGTTTCCAAGTTTTAGTTTGACAGTTTGCATACACATATTCCACTTGATTTACGACAATAATATACAGTTTAAAATGTGGACAATTGAAGAAATGATGTACCTAACTGAGGAATCCAAGAGAAAGAACTTTAGCTCTAGTCTCATCAGCTTCGCATATTCCTTTACAATCATGTGATTAACTGCTTCCTTTCCGAGTTCAGTCCATACCGCAGAAACGAAATTGTTAGTTATTTGATGATAATCGACATAATAAATAGCACACTATACTATTACAAATGCCAATATAAAATCCAATGAATATGTAAGATGCAGGTTGGTACCATGAATATGTAGGAGTATCACAACATAAAAGGTGCTACAGTGGCTCATGGAGGAAATCTGAAGAAGATAATCATTTTGGTTTAGAAAAGAGGCGAAATATGAAGATAATCATTTTTGgttcaaaaaaagaggaaaaatttAGAGGAGAATATTATCCAATGCAAGTAGGATGAACAATTGCATAAGCTTATCACTATTGACATTAGCTTAGTATAAGATTTAACATAGGTAGTCAATGTGGTCATTTTGGTTCAGAAGATAGCCTCAAGCTTCTAATCCAGAGCTTTGCGTACATTTACAAATAAAATATGAATAGTAATGCTAAGTGGCTAGTCA from Triticum aestivum cultivar Chinese Spring chromosome 4A, IWGSC CS RefSeq v2.1, whole genome shotgun sequence harbors:
- the LOC123086525 gene encoding two-component response regulator-like APRR3, whose amino-acid sequence is MPPDADAGEPAAAAAGPGGGAARGVIRWDEILPRRSLRVLLVEHDDSTRQVVTALLRKCGYRVAAVADGMKAWEVMRGRAYAFDLVLTEVNMPTLSGIDLLSRIVAADECKNIPVIMMSSQDSIGTVLKCMQNGAVDFLVKPVRKNELRNLWQHVWRRHSMNSQLNASENNAASNHISVNSGTGSKTGENSDEKSDAQSSGSKRETDIQSVEKLPEIVAHNGASSCRELKIQNGPFDRMNTKALALKGTDDAPSGNACGTSKQQVFSAEKNVCSKYLHGITSAKVAGQIMDNAMRIADASSCRPSDPGKDLMATGQPTTSKKCKSPVTKNNAVKPVMENTLHENSKGAAIGHPQPCPSHLLDVNLGKQQRSDGHVNQELRDKDNFNHSNSSAFSRYGNKRIEPSAKQLSLPSVHLTYQESVYDKNVQSSGALPSHEHHTCKITMQAQAPLDSCTVGPAIPSSSSAREDAGTISSSPRKDNFGHPPYGFIPVPISVAAAIPYQYSAIMPPIYYTQPPFMQCDPSGINQMGIQHAYHSSYHQNLGKPSEIDEHRQLEENQRLHHSKQILQESGEPIDLLRAHAERNNQSASCSQDIRGWTVSGETDTNTNAIIAPESGNESGIQNFGYNGLDSDRSRREAALMKFRMKRKDRCFEKKVRYHSRKKLAEQRPRIKGQFVSQKLKSATTTEDAETD
- the LOC123086526 gene encoding vegetative cell wall protein gp1, producing MEGPRAVAMVAVIVLVACCGAQLAVAGGDQGQPAAGGPEASLLCISECGTCPTVCTSPPPAPPSPSSSSSTPSPPSPSSSSSTPSPPSPSTSILPLPTPPPPYLTLLLPPPPSSSSTELPPSTPSPTPPKSSGGSSSSSSSSAPSSHFSSPPSPPSSSANPYYYFYLSGGSRSRGASSVYAVVILALLLPAVTFWR